One segment of Streptomyces sp. TG1A-8 DNA contains the following:
- a CDS encoding nitrous oxide reductase family maturation protein NosD gives MKRSHLAYLACTAALAAAGVGAAPAAAGHLSHRTHVVHPGQSIQKAVDSARAGDTVLVLAGTYRESVRISTPWLTLRGAGAKTVIEPAAKKPAKPATKPGKKPGKKPAAKPGRKPAAKSVTKPAAKSAGRTGAKAGSCAGGGNGICVVGTKKHSVEGVTVAGLTVTGFSHAGVLGTSTDSMTVREVRAVKNGVWGIALERSVHGLLQDNHARANGDAGLFLANTIDEEAGAYDAGETLVEHNRLEGNRIGVTVRRLRNITVAENDVTGNCAGVFVVGDENKPKAGDLAVAANRVTGNNKSCPKTERLPALQGSGIVLTGTEKALVAGNEVSGNAGGSPLSGGIVLFKSFVGVSGEKNRISDNTLEGNAPADLVNTETNKSNVFEHNTCRASRPAGLC, from the coding sequence ATGAAGAGAAGTCACCTCGCCTACCTCGCGTGCACCGCCGCCCTCGCCGCCGCCGGAGTGGGCGCGGCCCCCGCGGCGGCCGGCCACCTGAGCCACCGCACCCACGTGGTGCACCCCGGTCAGTCGATCCAGAAGGCGGTCGACTCCGCCCGGGCCGGGGACACCGTCCTCGTGCTCGCCGGCACCTACCGCGAGAGCGTCCGGATCAGCACGCCCTGGCTGACCCTGCGCGGTGCCGGTGCCAAGACGGTGATCGAGCCCGCGGCCAAGAAGCCGGCGAAGCCGGCCACGAAGCCGGGCAAGAAGCCGGGCAAGAAGCCGGCCGCCAAGCCGGGCAGGAAGCCGGCCGCGAAATCGGTCACGAAGCCGGCCGCGAAATCGGCCGGGCGGACCGGCGCCAAGGCCGGCAGCTGCGCCGGGGGCGGCAACGGCATCTGCGTGGTGGGCACCAAGAAGCACAGCGTCGAGGGCGTCACCGTCGCCGGCCTGACCGTGACCGGCTTCAGCCACGCCGGCGTCCTCGGCACGTCGACGGACAGCATGACCGTGCGCGAAGTGCGCGCCGTGAAGAACGGCGTGTGGGGCATCGCCCTGGAGCGGTCGGTGCACGGACTCCTCCAGGACAACCACGCCCGCGCCAACGGGGACGCGGGCCTGTTCCTCGCCAACACCATCGACGAGGAGGCCGGCGCCTACGACGCCGGGGAGACCCTGGTCGAGCACAACCGGCTGGAGGGCAACCGCATCGGCGTCACCGTCCGCCGCCTGCGCAACATCACCGTCGCGGAGAACGACGTCACCGGCAACTGCGCGGGCGTGTTCGTCGTCGGCGACGAGAACAAGCCCAAGGCCGGCGACCTGGCCGTGGCCGCCAACCGCGTCACCGGGAACAACAAGTCGTGCCCGAAGACCGAACGGCTGCCCGCCCTGCAGGGCTCCGGCATCGTCCTGACCGGCACCGAGAAGGCCCTGGTGGCCGGCAACGAGGTGAGCGGCAACGCCGGCGGGTCCCCGCTGTCCGGCGGCATCGTGCTGTTCAAGAGCTTCGTCGGCGTCAGCGGCGAGAAGAACCGGATCAGCGACAACACGCTGGAGGGCAACGCCCCGGCGGACCTCGTCAACACCGAGACGAACAAGAGCAACGTCTTCGAGCACAACACCTGCCGGGCCTCCAGGCCCGCGGGCCTGTGCTGA
- a CDS encoding rhomboid-like protein, with translation MDQVSGCRRGLRAAVAYVRGAPGTHVWLTVLFFTTVALHHMPPGFEQDFLRQRSTNIHELSQNPIRVLISSAMWIDGGHWLPYALLYTVFHAPAERWLGTLRWLAVCAAAHVLATLVSELALLRAIQEGHAPQTAVDTLDIGVSYALAGVMAVLTYRIATPWRHPYLVLLLVAYAVPLVTGRTFTDAGHFLSVLIGLGCHPLVRGRGKARNPKETPAVPRG, from the coding sequence GTGGACCAGGTCAGCGGATGCCGGCGAGGGCTCCGGGCGGCGGTGGCGTACGTGCGCGGCGCCCCCGGCACCCACGTCTGGCTGACGGTCCTGTTCTTCACCACCGTGGCCCTGCACCACATGCCGCCGGGCTTCGAGCAGGACTTCCTGCGCCAGCGCTCGACCAACATCCACGAACTGTCGCAGAACCCGATACGGGTGCTGATCAGCAGCGCGATGTGGATCGACGGCGGTCACTGGCTGCCGTACGCCCTCCTGTACACCGTCTTCCACGCCCCGGCCGAGCGTTGGCTGGGCACCCTGCGCTGGCTCGCGGTGTGCGCGGCCGCACACGTGCTGGCCACGCTGGTCAGCGAACTGGCCCTGCTGCGGGCCATACAGGAGGGCCACGCCCCGCAGACGGCGGTCGACACCCTCGACATCGGCGTCAGCTACGCGCTGGCCGGGGTGATGGCCGTGCTCACCTACCGGATCGCCACGCCCTGGCGCCACCCGTACCTGGTCCTGCTGCTGGTCGCCTACGCCGTCCCGCTCGTCACCGGCCGCACCTTCACCGACGCCGGACACTTCCTGTCCGTGCTGATCGGACTGGGTTGTCATCCCCTGGTCAGGGGCCGCGGAAAAGCACGGAATCCGAAGGAGACACCGGCCGTGCCCAGGGGTTAA
- a CDS encoding FAD-binding oxidoreductase, which yields MSSSASSAVNGGISFWYADDGLPAAREPLPGDTTADVVIVGGGYTGLWTAYYLKKAAPFLRVTVLEQKFCGYGASGRNGGWLYNGVAGRDRYARLHGHAAAVRLQKAMNDTVHEVVAVAAAEGIDADVHRGGVLEVATTPAQLARLRVYHAHELSYGEEDRELYGARETTERVRVAGAVGSTWTPHGARLHPAKLVKGLAAAVAALGVTIHESTPVTEIRPKHAVTPYGTVRAPYVLRCTEGFTASLKGQRRTWLPMNSSMIATEPLTGEQWAALGWEGCQTLGDMAHAYMYAQRTADGRIALGGRGVPYRFGSRTDNDGRTQEATIGALRDILVRFFPLLAGVRVEHAWSGVLGVPRDWCATVTLDRTTGLGWAGGYVGSGVATANLAARTLRDLVRLDSGQAGRTELTELPWVDHKVRKWEPEPLRWLGVQGMYAAYRAADRRERLRPGTRSSRLAQVADRVAGRH from the coding sequence ATGAGCAGCTCGGCGAGCAGTGCCGTCAACGGCGGCATCTCCTTCTGGTACGCGGACGACGGCCTTCCGGCGGCGCGGGAGCCGCTGCCCGGGGACACCACCGCCGACGTGGTGATCGTCGGCGGTGGCTACACGGGCCTGTGGACCGCCTACTACCTGAAGAAGGCCGCCCCCTTCCTGCGCGTCACCGTCCTGGAGCAGAAGTTCTGCGGTTACGGCGCCTCCGGCCGCAACGGCGGCTGGCTCTACAACGGCGTCGCCGGCCGCGACCGGTACGCCCGGCTCCACGGCCACGCGGCCGCCGTACGCCTGCAGAAGGCCATGAACGACACCGTGCACGAAGTGGTCGCCGTCGCCGCGGCCGAGGGCATCGACGCCGACGTGCACCGGGGCGGCGTGCTGGAGGTGGCGACCACGCCCGCGCAGCTGGCCCGGCTGAGGGTGTACCACGCGCACGAGCTGTCCTACGGCGAGGAGGACCGCGAGCTGTACGGCGCCCGGGAGACCACCGAGCGGGTCCGCGTCGCCGGCGCGGTCGGCTCCACCTGGACCCCGCACGGCGCCCGGCTGCACCCGGCCAAGCTGGTCAAGGGACTCGCGGCGGCCGTGGCGGCGCTCGGCGTCACGATCCACGAGTCCACGCCGGTCACGGAGATCCGCCCGAAGCACGCCGTCACCCCCTACGGCACGGTCCGCGCGCCCTACGTGCTGCGCTGCACCGAGGGCTTCACCGCGTCCCTGAAGGGCCAGCGGCGCACCTGGCTGCCGATGAACTCCTCGATGATCGCCACCGAGCCGCTCACTGGCGAGCAGTGGGCGGCGCTCGGCTGGGAGGGGTGCCAGACGCTGGGCGACATGGCGCACGCCTACATGTACGCGCAGCGCACCGCCGACGGCCGGATCGCGCTCGGCGGGCGCGGGGTGCCCTACCGCTTCGGCTCGCGCACCGACAACGACGGCCGCACCCAGGAGGCGACGATCGGGGCCCTGCGGGACATCCTGGTCCGCTTCTTCCCGCTGCTCGCGGGCGTGCGCGTGGAGCACGCCTGGTCGGGCGTGCTCGGCGTGCCGCGTGACTGGTGCGCCACCGTCACCCTGGACCGCACGACCGGCCTCGGCTGGGCGGGCGGCTACGTCGGCTCGGGCGTCGCCACCGCCAACCTGGCCGCCCGCACCCTGCGCGACCTGGTCCGGCTGGACTCGGGCCAGGCCGGACGCACCGAGCTGACCGAGCTGCCCTGGGTGGACCACAAGGTCCGCAAGTGGGAGCCGGAACCCCTGCGCTGGCTGGGCGTGCAGGGCATGTACGCCGCCTACCGGGCCGCCGACCGGCGCGAACGCCTGCGCCCGGGCACGCGGTCCTCCCGGCTGGCCCAGGTGGCGGACCGGGTGGCCGGCCGGCACTGA
- a CDS encoding GNAT family N-acetyltransferase, whose translation MIRTATPDDVPVLHAFIRELAAYEKAPHEARASEAQLHEALFGPRPAAFAHLAVDDGTGEPVGFALWFLNFSTWRGVHGIHLEDLYVRPAARGGGHGRALLTELARICVARGYERLEWAVLNWNTPSIGFYEALGARPQDEWTVYRLTDGPLADLAAPAR comes from the coding sequence ATGATCCGCACCGCGACCCCCGACGACGTTCCCGTCCTCCACGCCTTCATCCGCGAACTGGCCGCGTACGAGAAGGCCCCGCACGAGGCCCGGGCGAGCGAGGCACAGCTGCACGAGGCGCTGTTCGGCCCGCGCCCTGCGGCGTTCGCGCACCTGGCGGTGGACGACGGGACGGGGGAGCCGGTCGGGTTCGCGCTGTGGTTCCTGAACTTCTCCACCTGGCGCGGGGTCCACGGCATCCACCTGGAGGACCTGTACGTCCGCCCCGCCGCGCGCGGCGGCGGCCACGGCCGGGCCCTGCTGACCGAGCTGGCCCGCATCTGCGTGGCGCGCGGCTACGAGCGCCTGGAGTGGGCGGTGCTGAACTGGAACACGCCGTCGATCGGCTTCTACGAGGCCCTCGGCGCGCGTCCGCAGGACGAGTGGACGGTGTACCGGCTCACGGACGGGCCGCTCGCCGACCTGGCCGCCCCGGCCCGCTGA
- a CDS encoding pentapeptide repeat-containing protein — MTSGVTGGTGVKGARRPEVRLPPLEPWDGAELVPDGDYDGVEFRAPDLTGQDGAGARFLDCALARCALDGTRLRRARLLDTLLTAPRGVGTDLSGATLRDVELTDPRLGGTQLHGAVLERVVVRGGKIDCLNLRGARLRDVVFESCVLVEADFAGARLERVEFVDCALREADLTGATLKDVDLRGAAPLGIARGVERLSGAVIGPAQLLDLAPVLAAGLGIRVQG, encoded by the coding sequence ATGACGAGCGGAGTGACGGGCGGGACAGGGGTGAAGGGCGCGCGGCGGCCGGAGGTGCGGCTGCCGCCGCTGGAGCCGTGGGACGGGGCGGAGCTGGTGCCGGACGGTGACTACGACGGCGTCGAGTTCCGTGCGCCGGACCTCACCGGGCAGGACGGCGCGGGCGCCCGCTTCCTGGACTGCGCGCTGGCGCGCTGCGCCCTGGACGGCACGCGCCTGCGTCGCGCCCGCCTCCTCGACACGCTGCTCACCGCCCCGCGCGGAGTCGGCACCGACCTCTCCGGGGCCACCCTCCGCGACGTCGAACTGACCGATCCCCGCCTGGGCGGCACCCAGCTGCACGGCGCCGTCCTGGAACGGGTCGTCGTCCGCGGCGGGAAGATCGACTGCCTCAACCTCCGCGGGGCCCGGCTCAGGGACGTCGTCTTCGAGTCCTGCGTCCTCGTGGAAGCGGACTTCGCGGGTGCCCGCCTGGAGCGGGTGGAGTTCGTCGACTGCGCCCTGCGGGAGGCCGACCTGACCGGGGCCACCCTGAAGGACGTGGACCTGCGCGGAGCGGCTCCGCTGGGGATCGCCCGCGGGGTGGAGCGGCTGTCCGGGGCGGTGATCGGCCCGGCCCAGCTGCTGGACCTGGCGCCGGTGCTGGCGGCCGGGCTGGGGATCAGGGTGCAGGGGTGA
- a CDS encoding TerD family protein, producing MAVSLSKGGNVSLTKEAPGLTAVTVGLGWDVRTTTGTDFDLDASAIAVNGQGRVYSDAHFVFFNNKQTPDNTIVHTGDNRTGEGAGDDEAINVDLAALPADIEKVVFPVSIYDAENRGQNFGQVRNAYIRIVNRAGGAEIARYDLSEDAATETAMVFGELYRNGAEWKFRAVGQGYASGLVGIAQDFGVNV from the coding sequence ATGGCTGTAAGCCTGTCCAAGGGCGGCAACGTCTCGCTCACCAAGGAGGCTCCGGGCCTGACCGCCGTCACCGTGGGCCTCGGCTGGGACGTCCGCACCACCACCGGCACGGACTTCGACCTGGACGCCTCCGCCATCGCGGTCAACGGCCAGGGCAGGGTCTACTCGGACGCCCACTTCGTGTTCTTCAACAACAAGCAGACCCCGGACAACACGATCGTCCACACCGGTGACAACCGCACGGGCGAGGGCGCGGGCGACGACGAGGCGATCAACGTCGACCTGGCCGCGCTCCCGGCCGACATCGAGAAGGTCGTCTTCCCGGTCTCCATCTACGACGCCGAGAACCGCGGCCAGAACTTCGGCCAGGTCCGCAACGCCTACATCCGCATCGTCAACCGGGCCGGCGGCGCCGAGATCGCCCGCTACGACCTGTCGGAGGACGCCGCCACCGAGACGGCCATGGTCTTCGGCGAGCTGTACCGCAACGGCGCGGAGTGGAAGTTCCGCGCGGTGGGCCAGGGCTACGCCTCGGGCCTGGTGGGCATCGCCCAGGACTTCGGCGTCAACGTCTGA
- the arfB gene encoding alternative ribosome rescue aminoacyl-tRNA hydrolase ArfB — MGGMSGPYLIRGSVPLPEAELVWRFSRSSGPGGQHVNTSDSQVELRFDLAGTQALPPVWKERALQRLAGRLVDGTVVVRSSEHRSQWRNREAAAVRLAALLAEATAPPPGPRRPTRVPRGINERRLREKKQRSETKRGRSGRGWA; from the coding sequence ATGGGGGGCATGTCCGGTCCCTACCTGATCCGTGGCTCCGTCCCGCTCCCCGAGGCCGAGCTGGTGTGGCGTTTTTCGAGGTCGTCCGGGCCCGGCGGGCAGCACGTGAACACCAGCGACTCGCAGGTGGAGCTGCGCTTCGACCTGGCCGGCACCCAGGCGCTGCCGCCGGTGTGGAAGGAGCGGGCGCTGCAGCGGCTGGCCGGGCGGCTCGTGGACGGCACGGTGGTCGTGCGGTCCTCCGAGCACCGTTCCCAGTGGCGCAACCGCGAGGCCGCGGCCGTACGCCTGGCCGCCCTGCTCGCGGAGGCCACCGCGCCCCCGCCCGGGCCGCGCAGGCCGACCCGCGTCCCGCGCGGGATCAACGAACGCCGGCTGCGCGAGAAGAAGCAGCGCTCGGAGACCAAGCGGGGCCGCTCGGGCCGGGGCTGGGCGTAA
- a CDS encoding flavin reductase family protein codes for MLNTPSPADKDTSGHAGEVSDDEFRGAMSRLAAGVVLVTAQEAPLDPDDPGAPDGEDVGMTATAFVSVSLEPPLVLVSLREGSRMDDLLAEQPLWAVSVLAESQRHVAGRFAMKGRLSDRLLFADLAHRRGQVTGAPLVDGALATLECRTEQRVTAGDHTLVIGRVLTAHLPSADGGPLLYFQGRYRQLR; via the coding sequence GTGCTGAACACTCCCTCACCCGCCGACAAGGACACTTCCGGGCATGCTGGGGAGGTGAGCGACGACGAGTTCCGGGGCGCGATGTCCCGGCTGGCCGCGGGCGTGGTCCTGGTGACCGCGCAGGAAGCGCCGCTGGACCCGGACGACCCCGGGGCGCCGGACGGGGAGGACGTCGGCATGACGGCCACGGCCTTCGTGTCGGTCTCCCTGGAGCCGCCGCTCGTGCTGGTCAGCCTGCGCGAGGGCTCCCGCATGGACGACCTGCTGGCCGAGCAGCCGCTGTGGGCGGTCTCGGTCCTCGCCGAGAGCCAGCGGCACGTCGCGGGCCGCTTCGCCATGAAGGGCCGCCTCAGCGACCGCCTGCTCTTCGCGGACCTCGCCCACCGCCGCGGCCAGGTCACCGGCGCCCCGCTGGTGGACGGCGCGCTCGCCACGCTGGAGTGCCGCACCGAGCAGCGGGTCACGGCCGGCGACCACACCCTGGTCATAGGCCGCGTCCTGACCGCACACCTGCCGAGCGCGGACGGCGGGCCGCTGCTGTACTTCCAGGGGCGGTACCGGCAGCTGCGCTGA
- the cdgB gene encoding diguanylate cyclase CdgB produces METESEPYVRLASLRQLHQVMADMNTARSLADTLQTVADGVVNALGYEMACVNLVRPEGDLVVAAFAGNCAAEALITGRVGSRASWERRLGMGEHWGDLVFIPHTEGWVLDDDDVPQWYTEGPAPRFEDEWHPCDRLFAPMYTPGVHGSGSGELLGVISVDRPRNGRRPGAWGREALQIYAFQAAIAISNARLRANMQRALVRLEREQQALRASEESFRQAFEYAPSGMAIAEMGGDQHGRILRTNDALCRLLGRPASAMRRYSFSDLVHPEDIGTLLRTSAEGGRAELRLGRRDGSYVWVSLRNSVVADAADGPRFLLTHVEDIEERKRRELQLAHRASHDSLTGLPNSAELRSRLSARLCRRPAQPGGPDSPESLDAAYGHPAFDPLPGQGFDFAPGAEPYDAYDHHVHTVAPEEGHDDGAKGLAVLFCDLDGFKSINDRFGHNAGDAVLIEVARRLSQGVRDGDTVARLGGDEFVVLADGLGRADAQDLAVRLRNEIIQPIRAEGRAVRVGASFGIGWAHCGMTADEVLKSADERMYIEKRSRPKQHRRAG; encoded by the coding sequence ATGGAGACCGAGTCGGAGCCGTATGTCCGCCTTGCGTCCCTGCGGCAGTTGCACCAGGTCATGGCCGACATGAACACGGCGCGCAGCCTGGCGGACACGCTGCAGACCGTCGCCGACGGCGTCGTCAACGCCCTCGGTTACGAGATGGCGTGCGTGAACCTGGTGCGTCCCGAGGGCGACCTCGTCGTCGCCGCGTTCGCCGGCAACTGCGCCGCCGAGGCCCTGATCACCGGCCGGGTCGGCTCCCGCGCGTCCTGGGAGCGGCGGCTGGGCATGGGCGAGCACTGGGGCGACCTGGTGTTCATACCGCACACCGAGGGCTGGGTCCTGGACGACGACGACGTCCCCCAGTGGTACACCGAGGGGCCCGCGCCCCGCTTCGAGGACGAGTGGCACCCCTGCGACCGCCTCTTCGCACCGATGTACACGCCCGGGGTGCACGGCAGCGGCTCGGGCGAACTGCTCGGCGTCATCTCCGTGGACCGGCCGCGCAACGGCCGCAGGCCCGGCGCCTGGGGTCGCGAAGCCCTCCAGATATACGCCTTCCAGGCCGCCATCGCGATCAGCAACGCCCGGCTGCGGGCCAACATGCAGCGCGCCCTGGTCCGCCTGGAGCGCGAACAGCAGGCCCTGCGCGCCAGTGAGGAAAGTTTCCGCCAGGCCTTCGAGTACGCCCCCTCCGGCATGGCGATCGCCGAGATGGGCGGCGACCAGCACGGCCGCATCCTGCGCACCAACGACGCCCTGTGCCGCCTGCTGGGCCGCCCGGCCTCGGCGATGCGCCGCTACTCCTTCTCCGACCTCGTCCACCCCGAGGACATCGGCACCCTGCTGCGGACCTCCGCCGAGGGCGGCCGGGCCGAACTGCGCCTGGGCCGCCGCGACGGCAGCTACGTCTGGGTGTCCCTGCGCAACTCCGTCGTCGCCGACGCGGCCGACGGCCCCCGCTTCCTGCTCACCCACGTCGAGGACATCGAGGAGCGCAAGCGGCGCGAGCTGCAGCTGGCCCACCGCGCCTCCCACGACTCCCTGACCGGCCTGCCCAACTCCGCCGAGCTGCGCTCCCGGCTGTCGGCCCGGCTGTGCCGGCGCCCGGCCCAGCCCGGCGGCCCGGACTCCCCGGAGTCCCTGGACGCCGCCTACGGGCATCCCGCCTTCGACCCGCTCCCCGGCCAGGGCTTCGACTTCGCGCCGGGCGCGGAGCCGTACGACGCCTACGACCACCACGTGCACACCGTCGCGCCCGAGGAGGGCCACGACGACGGCGCCAAGGGGCTCGCGGTCCTCTTCTGCGACCTGGACGGCTTCAAGTCGATCAACGACCGGTTCGGCCACAACGCCGGCGACGCGGTCCTCATCGAGGTCGCCCGCAGGCTCTCCCAGGGCGTCCGCGACGGTGACACGGTGGCCCGGCTGGGCGGCGACGAGTTCGTGGTCCTCGCCGACGGGCTCGGCAGGGCCGACGCCCAGGACCTCGCCGTGCGCCTGCGCAACGAGATCATCCAGCCCATCCGCGCCGAGGGCCGGGCCGTCCGGGTGGGCGCCAGTTTCGGCATCGGCTGGGCACACTGCGGCATGACCGCGGACGAGGTGCTGAAGTCCGCTGACGAGCGGATGTACATAGAGAAAAGATCTCGTCCCAAACAACACCGGCGTGCCGGATGA
- a CDS encoding carbohydrate-binding protein, protein MTPGDNGASTPEDDDPFGYLYADGQARGAQPPSGGYGYPNAVSRVRTVGERQYGGPQQAPYGQPSVPQQQGTHGQPNAYYQAPETLPGGAPTTRSPMPPGGGGAGGRRGPNTKGLLIGAIAVVAAVVIGIGVAMINGNSDDDTSGDRTDATPTQSQSSDPNPTSSGAATGELPRTDAADKGVQLSGGAATASDVGGAQGAGGAYVGGLNQVGASVTWTVDGIPEDGTYTLFARYSNAGEDQSMTITVNGKAFGSKFNLSNFTHKSDPAEAWTETYAYPTLAKGHNTISISCQPGDKCDVLLDQLWLKKGQVDRSS, encoded by the coding sequence ATGACGCCCGGCGACAACGGCGCGAGCACGCCCGAGGACGACGACCCGTTCGGTTACCTGTACGCCGACGGCCAGGCCAGAGGGGCCCAGCCGCCGTCCGGGGGGTACGGCTACCCGAACGCGGTCAGCAGGGTGCGCACGGTGGGTGAGCGCCAGTACGGCGGCCCGCAGCAGGCACCGTACGGCCAGCCGTCCGTCCCGCAGCAGCAGGGCACCCACGGCCAGCCGAACGCCTACTACCAGGCCCCGGAGACGCTGCCCGGCGGCGCCCCCACCACCCGGTCCCCCATGCCGCCCGGCGGGGGCGGCGCGGGCGGCCGGCGCGGCCCGAACACCAAGGGCCTGCTGATCGGCGCCATCGCCGTGGTCGCCGCCGTCGTCATCGGCATCGGTGTCGCGATGATCAACGGCAACTCGGACGACGACACCTCCGGCGACCGGACCGACGCCACCCCGACCCAGTCGCAGAGCAGCGACCCGAACCCGACGAGCAGTGGCGCCGCGACCGGGGAGCTGCCCAGGACCGACGCCGCCGACAAGGGCGTCCAGCTCTCCGGCGGTGCCGCCACGGCGTCGGACGTCGGCGGCGCCCAGGGTGCCGGGGGCGCCTACGTGGGCGGACTGAACCAGGTCGGCGCCTCGGTCACCTGGACGGTCGACGGCATCCCCGAGGACGGCACCTACACCCTGTTCGCGCGGTACAGCAACGCCGGCGAGGACCAGTCGATGACCATCACGGTCAACGGCAAGGCCTTCGGCAGCAAGTTCAACCTCTCCAACTTCACGCACAAGTCCGACCCGGCCGAGGCCTGGACGGAGACCTACGCGTACCCGACCCTGGCCAAGGGCCACAACACCATCTCGATCTCCTGCCAGCCCGGCGACAAGTGCGACGTCCTGCTGGACCAGTTGTGGCTGAAGAAGGGCCAGGTCGACCGGTCGTCCTAG
- a CDS encoding 1-phosphofructokinase family hexose kinase yields the protein MILTVTLNTALDITYHVRSLRPHTAHRVSDVAERPGGKGVNVARVLAALGHEVTVTGFAGGATGRAVRDRLADTPGVTEALVPIAGATRRTIAVVDERSGDTTRLDEPGPQIAPAEWSALQDRYDDLLATAAAVALCGSLPPGVPVGAYTGLIRAARARGVPVLLDTGGEPLRRGVAARPDVIKPNADELAELTGSHEPSRATQDARRRGAHAVVASLGPQGLLAATPEGRWRAAPPARFHGSPAGAGDSAVAGLLSGLVDRLPWPERLARAVALSAATVRAPAAGEFDRADYEELLARVTVTGTA from the coding sequence GTGATCCTGACGGTCACGCTGAACACCGCTCTGGACATCACCTACCACGTGCGGTCCCTGCGCCCGCACACCGCGCACCGCGTCTCGGACGTCGCGGAGCGGCCGGGCGGCAAGGGCGTGAACGTGGCCCGGGTGCTGGCCGCCCTCGGACACGAGGTGACGGTCACCGGGTTCGCGGGCGGGGCCACCGGGCGCGCGGTGCGCGACCGGCTCGCGGACACCCCGGGGGTGACGGAGGCGCTGGTGCCGATCGCGGGGGCGACCCGGCGCACGATCGCCGTCGTGGACGAACGCTCCGGCGACACGACCCGGCTGGACGAGCCGGGTCCGCAGATCGCCCCGGCGGAATGGTCGGCCCTCCAGGACCGCTACGACGACCTGCTGGCCACGGCCGCGGCGGTGGCCCTGTGCGGCAGCCTGCCGCCGGGCGTGCCGGTCGGGGCGTACACGGGCCTGATACGCGCCGCCCGGGCGCGCGGCGTCCCGGTCCTGCTGGACACCGGCGGCGAGCCGCTGCGCCGCGGGGTCGCGGCCCGCCCCGACGTCATCAAGCCCAACGCCGACGAACTCGCCGAACTCACCGGCTCCCACGAGCCGTCGCGCGCCACGCAGGACGCCCGTCGCCGCGGCGCCCACGCGGTGGTCGCCTCCCTGGGCCCGCAGGGCCTGCTCGCCGCGACCCCGGAGGGCCGCTGGCGCGCAGCCCCGCCCGCCCGCTTCCACGGCAGTCCGGCCGGCGCGGGCGACTCGGCGGTCGCGGGCCTGCTGTCGGGGCTCGTGGACCGCCTGCCCTGGCCGGAGCGGCTGGCCCGCGCGGTCGCGCTCTCGGCGGCGACCGTACGGGCACCCGCGGCGGGCGAGTTCGACCGCGCGGACTACGAGGAGCTGCTGGCCCGCGTCACGGTGACCGGCACGGCCTGA